GGGGCTGGTCCCCGAGCTGTTCAGTACCTGATTCTCGGGGCAAAATCCCGGGCCGCACTGACGGGCAGCTACATGGCAAGGCTGGAAGATGTGCTGGCCGTTGCAGAACCGGTGCTGACGCATCGCGTACTGACCACGTTTAGCGCAGAATCAGAAGGAATTCGCGCGGGGGATGTCGTGCAGCGGCTTGTGAAGGAACTCAATGCCGAGCGATCATGAATCCATGACCGAATCCGTAACGCATTCTATGCGCGTTCTGTCGATCATTCCGCCGATGACGCAATTGAACACGCCTTATCCTTCCACGGCTTACCTGACAGGTTTTCTTCGGTCGCGCGGCGTGAACGCTGTTCAGGAGGATCTGGCATTAAGTCTGGTGTTGCGGTTGCTGTCAAGAACTGGTGTCACCGCAATTTACGATCAGATTCGCAGCAGAAAACTTCGCAGGCCGACTCGATCAGTTCGCAGTTTCTGCGACCAGTTCGAATTGTACCAGTCGACCATTGATCAGCTAATTGCGTTTCTGCAGGGGCGTGATTCCACGCTGGCTCATCGTATCACATCACGTCGATATCTGCCGGAAGGTCCTCGTTTTGCGACACTGGATCAGCACCGGGATGCCGATGCTCCCGATGACGATGAATTGAACTGGGCTTTCGGCGCTCTGGGGACGCATGATCGCGCCAGGCACCTGGCGACCCTGTACCTGAGTGATCTGGCCGACGTCATTCGTGATGCCATCGATCCACGATTCGAGTTTGTGCGGTATGCCGAATCGCTTGCTGCAAGCCAACCAACATTTGATCCTTTGTCCGAAGCGCTGGCCGCCCCGCATAATCTGGTGGATCGGTATCTGCACGAATTGACGCAGGCGGCTGTCCAGCGACATCAACCCCAACTGGTACTTCTGTCGGTTCCCTTTCCAGGTTGTGTTTATGCTGCGTTCCGAATCGCGCAGACGCTGCGTGCATTACATCCGGAGATAAAAACAGTTCTCGGTGGGGGATTCGTTAATACCGAACTTCGCGAATTATCCGATGTTCGAGTGTTTGATTTCTTCCACTATGTTTGTCTGGATGACGGCGAACGTCCACTCCTGGCATTGATCGAACATTTGAACGGTATGCGTTCGGAGGAGAATTTGGTTCGTACGTTCGTACGTCATTCGTCCGCCGATCAGGCGAAGGAATCAAGTCAGGTTGTGCGGTACATCAATGCCATTGAGCCTGATGTGCCCTTCGCCGAAACCGGCACACCAACCTGGGATGGTCTGCCGATTCGTGATTACCTTTCAACGCTGGACATGCTGAACCCAATGCATCGACTTTGGTCCGATGGTCGATGGAACAAACTGACAGTAGCACATGGATGTTACTGGAAGAAATGCAGCTTCTGCGATGTGACACTGGACTATATTGGTCGTTACGACGATGTTGCGGCGGCAACACTGGTCGACCGTATCGAAGCGGTCATTGAAGAAACCGGGCAAACGGGTTTTCATTTCGTCGACGAAGCGGCACCACCAAAATCGTTGCGCGCGATGGCCGAGGAACTGCTTCGGCGGAGGGTTACAATTTCCTGGTGGGGAAATATTCGTTTCGAGAAATCGTTCACACCGGAATTATGTGAGCTACTGGCCGAAAGC
This sequence is a window from Planctomycetaceae bacterium. Protein-coding genes within it:
- a CDS encoding radical SAM protein, whose translation is MPSDHESMTESVTHSMRVLSIIPPMTQLNTPYPSTAYLTGFLRSRGVNAVQEDLALSLVLRLLSRTGVTAIYDQIRSRKLRRPTRSVRSFCDQFELYQSTIDQLIAFLQGRDSTLAHRITSRRYLPEGPRFATLDQHRDADAPDDDELNWAFGALGTHDRARHLATLYLSDLADVIRDAIDPRFEFVRYAESLAASQPTFDPLSEALAAPHNLVDRYLHELTQAAVQRHQPQLVLLSVPFPGCVYAAFRIAQTLRALHPEIKTVLGGGFVNTELRELSDVRVFDFFHYVCLDDGERPLLALIEHLNGMRSEENLVRTFVRHSSADQAKESSQVVRYINAIEPDVPFAETGTPTWDGLPIRDYLSTLDMLNPMHRLWSDGRWNKLTVAHGCYWKKCSFCDVTLDYIGRYDDVAAATLVDRIEAVIEETGQTGFHFVDEAAPPKSLRAMAEELLRRRVTISWWGNIRFEKSFTPELCELLAESGCIAISGGLEVASDRLLKLMKKGVTVEQVARVTHAFTDAGILVHAYLMYGFPTQTVQETVDSLEYVRQLFEEGCIQSGFFHRFTCTVHSPVGKCPDEYGVKLISLPETTFARNDIGFVDPVGADHDAMGKSLTKAIYNFMHGVCLDADVRSWFDQSVPRTTVPRDFIASALRRK